A DNA window from Pogona vitticeps strain Pit_001003342236 chromosome 2, PviZW2.1, whole genome shotgun sequence contains the following coding sequences:
- the AP3S1 gene encoding AP-3 complex subunit sigma-1 isoform X2, whose product MIKAILIFNNHGKPRLSKFYQRYSEDTQQQIIRETFHLVSKRDENVCNFLEGGLLIGGSDNKLIYRHYATLYFVFCVDSSESELGILDLIQVFVETLDKCFENVCELDLIFHVDKVHNILAEMVMGGMVLETNMNEIVTQIDAQNKLEKSEAGLAGAPARAVSAVKNMNLPEIPRNINIGDISIKVPNLPSFK is encoded by the exons ATGATCAAAGCCATCCTTATTTTCAACAACCATGGCAAGCCGCGCCTCTCCAAGTTTTACCAGCGCTAC AGTGAAGATACACAGCAGCAAATTATCAGAGAAACATTTCATTTAGTGTCAAAACGGGATGAAAATGTTTGTAACTTCCTAGAAGGGGGATT ATTAATAGGTGGATCTGACAACAAGTTAATATACCGACATTATGCTACACTGTATTTTGTCTTCTGTGTTGATTCTTCAGAAAGTGAACTTGGCATTTTAGATCTAATACAA GTATTTGTAGAAACATTAGACAAGTGTTTTGAAAATGTCTGTGAACTGGACTTAATTTTCCATGTGGACAAG GTCCATAATATCCTGGCTGAAATGGTGATGGGTGGAATGGTTttggagacaaatatgaatgaaATTGTCACCCAGATTGATGCTCAAAATAAACTAGAAAAATCCGAG GCTGGTTTAGCAGGAGCCCCAGCCCGCGCTGTGTCAGCTGTAAAGAATATGAACCTTCCAGAGATCCCAAGAAATATTAATATTGGTGACATCAGTATAAAAGTGCCAAACCTGCCCTCTTTTAAATAA
- the ATG12 gene encoding ubiquitin-like protein ATG12 isoform X1 yields the protein MAEAGEDGQLPVAGPATSGTGSPQEVDRGDVEEETPESGGAGAAAGLLEPAPPPAVSPVTEEPPGDTRKKIDVLLKAVGDTPIMKTKKWTVERTRTIQGLIDFIKKFLKLLASEQLFIYVNQSFAPSPDQEVGTLYECFGSDGKLVLHYCKSQAWG from the exons ATGGCGGAGGCTGGCGAAGACGGGCAGCTGCCGGTTGCAGGGCCGGCGACGAGCGGGACAGGTTCGCCTCAGGAAGTGGACCGAGGTGACGTTGAAGAAGAGACGCCGGAAAGTGGTGGAGCAGGAGCGGCGGCGGGGCTGCTCGAGCCGGCCCCTCCCCCCGCCGTTTCCCCGGTAACTGAGGAGCCTCCTGGAGACACCCGGAAGAAAA TTGATGTTTTACTCAAAGCTGTTGGAGATACTCCTATAATGAAGACCAAGAAATGGACTGTAGAGAGAACCCGTACAATCCAAGGCCTCATTGACTTTATCAAAAAGTTTCTCAAACTATTAGCCTCAGAACAGCTG TTTATTTATGTAAATCAATCTTTTGCTCCTTCACCAGACCAGGAGGTTGGAACATTATATGAG TGTTTTGGAAGTGATGGCAAGCTAGTTCTTCATTATTGTAAATCTCAAGCCTGGGGATGA
- the ATG12 gene encoding ubiquitin-like protein ATG12 isoform X2, protein MVDRSSILLHSFCLPFVNNVKRWRLEDFNFMIPFLVLSSVYMKMLRKVIQRFTLKRLQVDVLLKAVGDTPIMKTKKWTVERTRTIQGLIDFIKKFLKLLASEQLFIYVNQSFAPSPDQEVGTLYECFGSDGKLVLHYCKSQAWG, encoded by the exons ATGGTGGATAGAAGCAGCATATTGTTACATAGTTTCTGTCTTCCTTTTGTTAACAATGTCAAAAGGTGGCGCTTGGAGGACTTCAACTTTATGATCCCTTTTCTTGTGCTTTCGAGTGTATACATGAAAATGTTGAGGAAAGTCATCCAGAGGTTTACGCTGAAAAGACTACAAG TTGATGTTTTACTCAAAGCTGTTGGAGATACTCCTATAATGAAGACCAAGAAATGGACTGTAGAGAGAACCCGTACAATCCAAGGCCTCATTGACTTTATCAAAAAGTTTCTCAAACTATTAGCCTCAGAACAGCTG TTTATTTATGTAAATCAATCTTTTGCTCCTTCACCAGACCAGGAGGTTGGAACATTATATGAG TGTTTTGGAAGTGATGGCAAGCTAGTTCTTCATTATTGTAAATCTCAAGCCTGGGGATGA
- the AP3S1 gene encoding AP-3 complex subunit sigma-1 isoform X1: MIKAILIFNNHGKPRLSKFYQRYSEDTQQQIIRETFHLVSKRDENVCNFLEGGLLIGGSDNKLIYRHYATLYFVFCVDSSESELGILDLIQVFVETLDKCFENVCELDLIFHVDKVHNILAEMVMGGMVLETNMNEIVTQIDAQNKLEKSETFIFQSPRQDR, translated from the exons ATGATCAAAGCCATCCTTATTTTCAACAACCATGGCAAGCCGCGCCTCTCCAAGTTTTACCAGCGCTAC AGTGAAGATACACAGCAGCAAATTATCAGAGAAACATTTCATTTAGTGTCAAAACGGGATGAAAATGTTTGTAACTTCCTAGAAGGGGGATT ATTAATAGGTGGATCTGACAACAAGTTAATATACCGACATTATGCTACACTGTATTTTGTCTTCTGTGTTGATTCTTCAGAAAGTGAACTTGGCATTTTAGATCTAATACAA GTATTTGTAGAAACATTAGACAAGTGTTTTGAAAATGTCTGTGAACTGGACTTAATTTTCCATGTGGACAAG GTCCATAATATCCTGGCTGAAATGGTGATGGGTGGAATGGTTttggagacaaatatgaatgaaATTGTCACCCAGATTGATGCTCAAAATAAACTAGAAAAATCCGAG ACCTTTATCTTTCAGTCTCCCAGACAGGACAGGTAG